In Thermococcus camini, a genomic segment contains:
- the ftsZ gene encoding cell division protein FtsZ, whose amino-acid sequence MVFKLLEQAGIKLDLDDEPRVAQVDGFSDENLEDLIKIVIVGVGGSGNNTITRLYELGVQGAELIAMNTDAQHLARTKAHRKLLLGKEITQGKGSGGNPEIGYRAAEASAHEIAETIGDADLVFITAGMGNGTGTGAAPVVAKVIKERARHNGRFREPLVVSVVTYPFKNEGKIRIEKAKAGIKALMYYSDTVIIIENDKLLKLVPKLPINAAFRFADEIIARMVKGITETIKLPSMVNIDFADVYSVMHNGGAALIGIGESDSSNRAVDAVKNALENKMLEVEYGSGDRALVHFTVGPDVSLGEINDAMNIVYEKLGEKSEIKWGARIDEDMGKVVRAMVIMTGVKSPHILGGEHALQVGSSMKDNIIAPEPVKPFKSKEGDFDRIFNMISGRPEKKGKELPPYAKRVLDDFLDIA is encoded by the coding sequence ATGGTATTTAAACTCTTAGAACAGGCCGGAATAAAACTCGATCTGGACGACGAGCCGAGGGTAGCGCAGGTTGATGGGTTCTCCGACGAGAACCTTGAGGACCTCATAAAGATCGTCATCGTCGGTGTTGGTGGTTCTGGAAACAACACCATAACCAGGCTCTACGAGCTTGGCGTTCAGGGCGCGGAGCTCATAGCCATGAACACCGACGCCCAGCACCTTGCCAGGACGAAGGCGCACAGGAAGCTTCTCCTCGGCAAGGAGATAACGCAGGGCAAGGGTTCCGGTGGAAACCCCGAGATAGGCTATCGCGCCGCCGAGGCGAGCGCCCATGAGATTGCCGAGACCATAGGTGACGCCGATCTTGTGTTCATAACCGCTGGTATGGGTAACGGCACCGGTACGGGCGCTGCTCCCGTTGTTGCCAAGGTCATAAAGGAGCGTGCCAGGCACAACGGAAGGTTTAGGGAACCGCTCGTCGTCAGCGTTGTGACCTATCCGTTCAAGAACGAGGGTAAGATAAGGATTGAGAAGGCCAAAGCGGGAATAAAGGCCCTCATGTACTACTCCGACACCGTCATCATAATCGAAAACGACAAGCTCCTCAAGCTCGTTCCGAAGCTTCCCATCAATGCCGCCTTCCGCTTCGCCGATGAGATAATAGCCAGGATGGTCAAGGGCATCACCGAGACCATAAAGCTTCCGTCCATGGTGAACATTGACTTCGCCGACGTTTACAGCGTCATGCACAACGGAGGTGCCGCTCTGATAGGAATCGGCGAGAGCGACTCCAGCAACAGAGCGGTTGATGCCGTCAAGAACGCCCTTGAGAACAAGATGCTTGAGGTCGAGTACGGCAGCGGCGATAGGGCACTGGTTCACTTCACCGTTGGTCCAGACGTGAGCCTCGGCGAGATAAACGACGCAATGAACATCGTTTACGAGAAGCTCGGCGAGAAGAGCGAGATCAAGTGGGGCGCCAGGATAGACGAGGATATGGGCAAGGTCGTCAGGGCAATGGTCATCATGACCGGCGTTAAAAGCCCGCACATCCTGGGTGGAGAGCACGCCCTCCAGGTCGGCTCGTCGATGAAGGACAACATAATAGCTCCCGAGCCGGTCAAGCCGTTCAAGTCCAAAGAGGGAGATTTCGACAGGATATTCAATATGATATCGGGCAGGCCTGAGAAGAAGGGGAAGGAGCTTCCGCCCTACGCGAAGAGGGTTCTCGACGACTTCCTGGATATTGCTTGA
- a CDS encoding ribbon-helix-helix domain-containing protein, whose protein sequence is MAKMRIISVQLPQGLINAMDQLVRKGVYPNRSEIIREAIRELLKKELYQLETEERSTPEYVLK, encoded by the coding sequence ATGGCCAAAATGCGGATCATCAGTGTACAGCTTCCCCAGGGACTTATCAACGCTATGGATCAGCTCGTTAGAAAGGGGGTATACCCCAACAGAAGCGAGATAATCAGAGAAGCTATCCGCGAGCTTTTGAAGAAGGAGCTCTATCAACTGGAGACTGAGGAACGTTCAACGCCTGAGTACGTCCTGAAATAA